The window GTTCGCAATAGTCATGCTTTTAGTTTTACCCGCTGCCCTTAGGAGTTGCGGACAACCCACGCAGTGGTGTCGGCCGGGAGCTTGCCGTTGTCCAGCGGCCCGCTGGACACAACGACCCCGCCCTCGGGAAGCTCAACAGGATCACTGCCGAAGTTGGTCACCGTGTGCCAGCCACCGGGGCGGCTGAAGTGCAACACGTCCTGGTTGCCGGTCTCAACCCATTCGAGTTCCTCGTCGGCCTGCAGGTCACTGCGCAGACGGAGTGCTTCACGGTAAAGCTCCAAGGTGGAACCCTCCACTCCCTCCTGCTTGGCTACTGCGTAGTCCTGGAACCACTCCGGCTGCGGCAAGTGCGCCCCACCGGCACCAAAGCCGAAGGATGAGCCTTCCGCGGTCCACGGCAACGGCACGCGGCAACCGTCGCGGCCGATCTCAACGCCAGGGTTGCGGAAGAAGGACGGGTCCTGACGCTCGGCGTCGGGAATTTCCGACACTTCACGCAAACCCAGCTCTTCACCTTGGTAAAGGTAAGCCGAGCCGGGAAGCGCGAGCAGCAGGAGCGTTGCCGCGCGGGCACGACGCAAGCCGAGTTCGACGTCGAGCTCTTCAGCCGGCGCGCCAGCCAACAGCCATCCTTTGCCGTCCTGGCCCTTGGTGCCGCCGGTGACATCCTGGGCAGCGTTGGTTCCCTGCGCTACGGAGCCACCCTTTGGCAGGCCGTAGCGGGTGGCGTGGCGGACGACGTCGTGGTTGGAGAAGACCCACGTGGAAGATGCGCCGGATTCCTTGGCAGCCACCAGGTTGTCCGTGATGATCTTCTTGAAGGAAGCGGCATCGAAATCGGACTGCAGGAGATCGAAGTTGAACGCCTGGCCCAGCCCTTCCGGGCTGGCGTAACGGGCACGGCGGGTTTCGTGGACCCAGGCCTCTGCCACAGCGGTTCGCGGCGGGTTGTACTCGTTGAAGAGCTTGCGCCACTCTGCGTAGACCTCGTGAACTTCATCGCGGTCCCAGAACGGGTGGGAGCCATCGGCGAATCCATCGGTGCCGTGGGCTTTGGCCTCAAGGTCCGCTTTCATGGGCAGCGGCTCGGAAAGGTCCTTCGCCATGCCGTGGGCAACATCGATGCGGAAACCGTCCACGCCACGGTCCGACCAGAAACGAAGGGTCTTCAGGAAGTCCTCGCGGATCTCCGGGTTCTCCCAGTTGAAGTCCGGCTGCTCCTTGGCGAAGATGTGCATGTACCACTGGCCTGGCGTGCCGTCCGGTTCGGTGATGCGATCCCAGATGGGTCCGCCGAAGACGGAATCCCAGTCCGACGGCGGCAACTCGCCATTCTCTCCCCGTCCGTCCCGGAAGATGTAGCGCTCGCGTGCTGCCGAGCCCTTGGGCGAGGCCAGCGCTTCCTTGAACCACTCGTGGCGGTCCGAGGAGTGGTTGGGGACGATGTCCACCACGATCTTGATGCCTGCGGCGTGCAGGGCCGCGGCCATCTCGTCGAAGTCCTCAAGCGTTCCCAGCTTCGGATCCACATTGCGGTAGTCATCGACGTCGTAGCCGCCGTCCGCGAGCGCAGAGGGGTAGAACGGACTCAGCCAGACGGCGTCGATTCCCAACTCTTTCAGGTACGGGACTTTGGCCGTGACGCCTTTGATGTCGCCCAGACCGTCGCCATTCGCGTCAGAGAAGCTGCGCGGATAGATCTGGTAGACAGCAGCCTGGCGCCACCAGTTCGGATCGGACATACGGTCGGTGCCGGTACGGTGTGCCTGTGTGGCGGAAGTGCTCACGAAACTCCTTTGATTTAGAATCTAAATTTATCTTCGGGACCAGTATGAAACGCCGGTCCGCTGAAGGTCAACAATGCTCAGCCCTTAACAGCACCCTGCGTCACACCGGCCATCACCCAACGCTGGGTGAACAGGTAAGCAACGATCGCCGGCGCCATAGCCATCAGATACGAGGCGAAGGACACGTGATAGTTGTTGCTGAACTGCGTCTGGAAAAGGTTCTGCCGGACGGGAAGCGTTTGCATGGCCGGATCGGAAATAATCAGCGACGGCATCATGAAGTCATTCCACGCATAGAGGAAAGCGAAGATCCCCACGGTGGCGCTCATCGGCGCCAGCAAAGGAAAGATGAGCTTCCAGAAGGTCTGCCAAGTAGTAGCGCCGTCGATCCTGGCGCTCTCTTCCAACTCCATGGGGATGGAACGAAGGAACGCCGTGAAGAGCAGCACACTGAAGCTCAACTGAAACATGGTGGCCAGCAGGATGACGCCGAACGGGTTATCCAAGCCGAGGCGTCCTGTGAGCTGGATCTGCGGCAAGGCAACCACAGGGAAGGGAATGAACATGGCCCCCAGAAGGTAGAAGAACGAGTACCTGAAAAGCCTCCGTTCCCAGTTCCGCACAATCGCGTAGGAAGCGAAAGCAGCAAGCACGATCGTGGCAAGGACGGTCCCCGCTGTCACCAGCAGAGACATCGCGGCACCCACCGGGAAGTTCGTCAAGGTCCAGGCCTGGAAGAAGCCGTCAAGACTGAACGGCGCCGGGAAGGAAAAGGCGTTTCCATCCACAGCCTGCCCCTGGGTCTTGAACGCCATGGAGACTGTCACATACAGGGGAAGGAGCACTGTCACCGCGCACAGGACCAGGACGGTGGTTGCCGGCCAGTTCACACGTTCAACTGTGGAGCTGGATTTCTTGGTCATCAGTTGCTTGGTCATCGATTCTTTGTTCATCACAGTGCATTCCGTCCGCGAGTCAGCGAGAGCTGTAGGAGAGAGATCAGGATGGCCACCACGAAGAAGATGGTGGCATTGGCCATCTGGTAGGCGTAGTCGCCGCCGTTGAAGCCGGAGATGACAGTCATGGCGATGCTCCGGGTAGAGGTCCCCGGGCCTCCGTTGGTCAGTCCCACGATGATGTCGTAGGCGTTGAGGAAGCCCTTGAAGCCGAGAATGATGTTGATCACCACGTAACCGGCCACCAGAGGGAGGGTGATCTTCACCAGTTGCTGGAATTTGCTTGCGCCGTCGATTTCCGCTGCCTCGTAGACGTCTCCGGGCACCGCTACAAGTCCCGCGATGTAGATGAGCAGGGCTCCGGGAACTGCCTGCCAGGCCGTGACCATCACGATTGCTATCCACGCGAAGTCCGGATTGGCGAGCAGACTGCTTTCAAGCCAGGGAATTCCTGCCGCAGCACCCAGCGACGGCAGGGAGTTCGAAAACAGGAAGTTGAAGACGTAGGCGATGATGATGCCGGAAACCACCATGGGAATGACGAAGATGGTCCGCAGAGCCGACTTCATCCGGATGCGCGAGGTGAGTCCTACGGCA is drawn from Arthrobacter sp. 31Y and contains these coding sequences:
- a CDS encoding glycoside hydrolase family 13 protein — its product is MSTSATQAHRTGTDRMSDPNWWRQAAVYQIYPRSFSDANGDGLGDIKGVTAKVPYLKELGIDAVWLSPFYPSALADGGYDVDDYRNVDPKLGTLEDFDEMAAALHAAGIKIVVDIVPNHSSDRHEWFKEALASPKGSAARERYIFRDGRGENGELPPSDWDSVFGGPIWDRITEPDGTPGQWYMHIFAKEQPDFNWENPEIREDFLKTLRFWSDRGVDGFRIDVAHGMAKDLSEPLPMKADLEAKAHGTDGFADGSHPFWDRDEVHEVYAEWRKLFNEYNPPRTAVAEAWVHETRRARYASPEGLGQAFNFDLLQSDFDAASFKKIITDNLVAAKESGASSTWVFSNHDVVRHATRYGLPKGGSVAQGTNAAQDVTGGTKGQDGKGWLLAGAPAEELDVELGLRRARAATLLLLALPGSAYLYQGEELGLREVSEIPDAERQDPSFFRNPGVEIGRDGCRVPLPWTAEGSSFGFGAGGAHLPQPEWFQDYAVAKQEGVEGSTLELYREALRLRSDLQADEELEWVETGNQDVLHFSRPGGWHTVTNFGSDPVELPEGGVVVSSGPLDNGKLPADTTAWVVRNS
- a CDS encoding carbohydrate ABC transporter permease; translation: MTKQLMTKKSSSTVERVNWPATTVLVLCAVTVLLPLYVTVSMAFKTQGQAVDGNAFSFPAPFSLDGFFQAWTLTNFPVGAAMSLLVTAGTVLATIVLAAFASYAIVRNWERRLFRYSFFYLLGAMFIPFPVVALPQIQLTGRLGLDNPFGVILLATMFQLSFSVLLFTAFLRSIPMELEESARIDGATTWQTFWKLIFPLLAPMSATVGIFAFLYAWNDFMMPSLIISDPAMQTLPVRQNLFQTQFSNNYHVSFASYLMAMAPAIVAYLFTQRWVMAGVTQGAVKG
- a CDS encoding carbohydrate ABC transporter permease produces the protein MQSPPSRQRKRRVEPIFYFFLVPSLILFTLAITVPGVIGIFFSFTDSIGIGDWEFIGLTNYIAIFSDPAILQSYLFTFGFSIVTVIAVNVVAFLLAVGLTSRIRMKSALRTIFVIPMVVSGIIIAYVFNFLFSNSLPSLGAAAGIPWLESSLLANPDFAWIAIVMVTAWQAVPGALLIYIAGLVAVPGDVYEAAEIDGASKFQQLVKITLPLVAGYVVINIILGFKGFLNAYDIIVGLTNGGPGTSTRSIAMTVISGFNGGDYAYQMANATIFFVVAILISLLQLSLTRGRNAL